A single Alcanivorax borkumensis SK2 DNA region contains:
- the lnt gene encoding apolipoprotein N-acyltransferase, protein MRDRLLALIAGLLFPLAFAPYDLWPLLFVSIGLGYWCQQQASSAREALLRGWLYGLGMFAFGISWVHVSMHDYGFMPLWMAIPFTGLFAAFLALFYGLTFYASWRLGRSALAFAGIWLLLDWLRGVLLTGFPWLYAGYALIDSPFATLAPIGGVWLLTLSAVLISACLIRLTNWRRGGYAGLVASSALLILTAASHTLTFTQPSGSAQKVALVQGNIPQDLKWQLSMRERTQQIYQDLTRDIPADTLVVWPESALTNFYQNVSEFVEQEGQKIAERNGGFITGVPWRTVSNSGVTYHNSIASIPLDPGDGRQRVYHKQKLVPFGEYVPMQSLIRGLIPFFDLPMSGFTPGKSSQPNLTALGHSIAPFICYEILYPELVADRSHDADVLLTISNDAWFGTSAGPLQHFQMARMRALETGRWLLRGTNNGVTAVINEHGKVVDALPQFERDVLLSQYQPRQGTTPFMATGVWPWLLLACLIVWAGWRGRIRTSPNIPL, encoded by the coding sequence ATGCGTGATCGTCTGCTGGCTCTGATTGCCGGCCTGCTCTTCCCCCTAGCTTTTGCCCCCTATGATCTCTGGCCTCTGTTGTTTGTCAGCATCGGGCTGGGCTACTGGTGCCAGCAGCAGGCGAGCTCTGCCCGCGAAGCATTACTACGTGGCTGGCTGTACGGGCTGGGCATGTTCGCTTTCGGTATTTCCTGGGTGCATGTTTCCATGCACGACTACGGCTTCATGCCGCTGTGGATGGCGATTCCGTTCACCGGGCTATTTGCGGCTTTCCTGGCCTTGTTTTACGGCCTCACTTTTTACGCCAGCTGGCGGCTGGGACGTTCGGCTCTGGCCTTTGCCGGTATCTGGTTACTGCTGGACTGGCTGCGTGGCGTACTCCTGACCGGTTTCCCCTGGCTATATGCTGGCTACGCCCTGATCGACTCCCCTTTCGCCACTTTGGCCCCCATAGGCGGAGTCTGGCTGTTGACCCTTAGCGCGGTGTTGATCAGCGCCTGTTTGATTCGCCTGACTAACTGGCGCAGAGGCGGGTACGCCGGGCTGGTCGCATCCAGCGCCCTGCTGATTCTCACTGCGGCCTCTCACACTCTCACCTTCACCCAACCCAGCGGGTCTGCCCAGAAAGTTGCGCTGGTACAGGGCAATATCCCCCAGGACCTCAAATGGCAGCTATCCATGCGAGAACGAACCCAGCAGATCTATCAAGACCTGACACGGGATATTCCCGCCGACACCCTGGTAGTTTGGCCAGAATCAGCGCTCACTAATTTTTACCAAAACGTATCCGAATTCGTAGAACAAGAAGGACAAAAAATCGCCGAACGTAACGGCGGTTTCATCACCGGGGTTCCCTGGCGTACGGTCAGCAATAGTGGCGTGACCTACCACAACAGCATTGCCTCCATCCCGCTTGATCCCGGCGATGGCCGCCAACGGGTTTACCACAAACAAAAACTGGTCCCGTTTGGCGAATACGTGCCCATGCAATCGCTTATACGCGGGCTAATTCCATTTTTCGATTTACCCATGTCTGGCTTTACCCCCGGAAAATCCAGCCAACCCAATCTGACGGCGCTGGGGCACAGCATCGCCCCGTTTATCTGCTATGAAATTCTCTATCCGGAACTGGTGGCCGACCGCAGCCACGACGCCGATGTGCTGCTGACCATCAGCAACGATGCCTGGTTCGGCACCTCTGCCGGCCCCTTGCAGCATTTTCAGATGGCCCGTATGCGTGCCCTGGAAACCGGCCGATGGTTGCTACGCGGCACCAATAATGGGGTCACCGCAGTGATCAACGAGCACGGCAAGGTAGTGGATGCCCTGCCACAATTCGAGCGCGACGTGCTGCTCAGCCAGTACCAGCCCCGCCAGGGCACCACTCCATTCATGGCCACGGGGGTATGGCCCTGGCTACTGCTGGCCTGCCTAATAGTGTGGGCAGGGTGGCGGGGCCGAATCAGGACATCGCCCAATATTCCATTATGA
- a CDS encoding YdcF family protein, with protein sequence MMLTYLALLVLVGASLPAVVRSFLPPLPRRITGITPQAVVVLGAGRRQRKGRSSLNTRGLRRLKLAAELAHEHGLPLLVSGGGQPPKHDDEPTEADLMAEQALRRWPRLDVIKEFRSRNTWENACYSSELLADRGIDEVLLVSDRAHLPRALLCFQSQGVLAQAAWSKRLPKQEWLPSAGAISMVPEIWYEWLALVWYHARFL encoded by the coding sequence ATGATGCTGACGTACCTAGCGTTGCTGGTGTTGGTGGGCGCCAGCTTGCCGGCGGTGGTGCGCAGTTTTCTGCCGCCTTTACCGCGCCGGATTACCGGCATTACGCCCCAGGCTGTGGTGGTGTTGGGCGCGGGGCGGCGCCAACGAAAAGGCCGAAGTTCGTTGAATACCCGAGGGCTGCGTCGGTTGAAATTGGCTGCAGAGCTGGCCCATGAGCACGGCTTGCCACTACTGGTCAGTGGCGGCGGTCAGCCCCCTAAGCACGATGATGAGCCCACAGAGGCAGACTTAATGGCGGAGCAAGCGCTGCGGCGCTGGCCGCGGCTGGATGTAATTAAAGAATTCCGTAGCCGAAATACTTGGGAGAACGCTTGTTATAGCTCTGAGCTGTTAGCTGATCGAGGCATAGATGAGGTGTTGTTGGTCAGTGATCGGGCCCACTTGCCCAGGGCCTTGCTGTGTTTCCAGAGCCAGGGTGTGTTGGCTCAGGCGGCGTGGAGCAAACGGTTGCCGAAGCAGGAATGGCTTCCCTCTGCGGGGGCCATATCTATGGTGCCGGAGATTTGGTATGAGTGGTTGGCCCTAGTGTGGTATCACGCTCGATTTTTGTAA
- a CDS encoding MBL fold metallo-hydrolase, which translates to MSRPEVKAFFDHDTNTISYVVTDPQSRHCAIVDSVLDYDPSAGRTRHTSAEQIVNYVKQESLTVDWLLETHVHADHLSAAPWIQQQVGGQLAIGEHISTVQETFSKIFNAGTEFARDGSQFDHLFKDGETYKVGNLQARAIHTPGHTPACMSHVIGDSVFVGDTLFMPDYGTARCDFPGGDARTLYHSIQKLLALPDETRMFLCHDYLPENREEFVWETTVGDQRKHNIHVHEGVSEEEFVTMRETRDASLDMPRLILPSVQINMRAGHLPPEEDNGISYLKIPLNAL; encoded by the coding sequence ATGTCACGCCCTGAAGTCAAAGCGTTCTTTGACCACGACACTAATACAATCAGCTATGTCGTTACCGACCCGCAAAGCCGCCACTGCGCCATCGTAGACTCTGTACTGGATTACGACCCCAGCGCGGGTCGCACCCGACACACCAGTGCCGAGCAAATCGTTAACTACGTGAAACAAGAAAGTCTCACCGTGGATTGGCTGCTGGAAACCCACGTCCATGCTGACCACCTTTCCGCCGCACCTTGGATTCAACAACAGGTAGGTGGCCAGCTGGCCATTGGCGAGCACATCAGCACCGTGCAGGAAACCTTTAGCAAGATCTTTAACGCCGGCACCGAGTTTGCCCGCGACGGTAGTCAGTTCGATCATCTGTTCAAGGATGGTGAGACTTACAAAGTAGGGAATCTGCAGGCTCGAGCCATTCACACGCCTGGGCACACCCCGGCTTGCATGAGCCACGTGATCGGCGATTCGGTCTTCGTCGGGGACACCTTGTTCATGCCAGACTACGGCACCGCCCGCTGCGATTTTCCCGGTGGAGATGCTCGCACTCTATACCATTCCATTCAGAAGTTACTCGCTCTGCCGGACGAAACCCGCATGTTTCTGTGCCACGACTACCTACCAGAGAACCGCGAAGAATTCGTTTGGGAAACCACCGTGGGTGATCAGCGCAAACACAACATTCATGTTCATGAAGGCGTCAGCGAAGAAGAGTTCGTCACCATGCGAGAAACCCGCGATGCCTCCCTGGACATGCCGCGCCTAATCCTGCCATCGGTGCAGATCAACATGCGCGCCGGGCACCTTCCTCCCGAGGAAGACAATGGCATCAGCTACCTGAAAATCCCCCTGAACGCACTCTAA
- a CDS encoding SulP family inorganic anion transporter, which translates to MRVIRWLPASDWLARYTRADAAGDGLAAIIVTILLVPQGLAYALLAGMPPETGLYASMLPLIVYGLFGTSSSLSVGPAALTSLITASAAGALAHGDPQLFIQAAIGMGLLSGAVLIIMAVLRLGWLTNLLSHPVIIGFVSGCAILIASSQLKHLLGIPASGNNIVQLGRSLSAHLNQSHWLTVAISAIAIASLLIPKQLNGAFKRSRLPAWLAAFMGKSGPILAVLVTTVLAFSFDLDQQGLAIVGAIPSGLPHLSTPQMDWNHWKAVATPALLLALIGFVESISLAQALAARRRERISPNRELMGLGLANLASGLSGSFAVTGSFSRTTVSFEAGARTPMTSLLTGMGIALVALFFTGLFYALPLATLAAIIVVGIIPLIELGEIRQLWRYSRPDSIAMVVTLFGVLLINVQSGLLIGVGLSVVLFLWRTSQPHVAEVGLVPGTQHFRNIDRHDAIISDQILSIRVDESLYFGNARPLEDLLYDHAMGRPGVAHVVLMCSAINHLDASAVQSLESLNARLDAAGVQLHLSEVKGPVMDRLTKTHLLSTLSGQVFLSQYQAIEALGGATKTPDAV; encoded by the coding sequence TTGCGAGTAATACGCTGGTTACCCGCCAGCGACTGGCTGGCTCGCTATACCCGCGCCGATGCCGCCGGTGACGGCTTGGCCGCTATTATCGTGACCATTTTGTTGGTACCCCAGGGGCTGGCATACGCACTCTTGGCGGGTATGCCCCCTGAAACCGGGCTGTATGCCAGCATGTTGCCTTTGATTGTTTACGGCCTATTCGGCACCAGCAGCAGCCTGTCCGTTGGGCCGGCGGCACTCACATCACTGATTACCGCCTCCGCCGCCGGCGCCCTCGCCCACGGAGATCCTCAGCTGTTTATCCAGGCGGCTATTGGCATGGGGCTGCTCTCTGGAGCGGTGCTAATAATAATGGCGGTGTTACGCCTGGGCTGGCTGACTAACCTGCTTAGTCACCCTGTCATCATCGGTTTTGTAAGTGGCTGTGCCATTTTGATCGCCAGCAGCCAGCTCAAGCACCTGCTGGGCATCCCTGCCAGCGGCAATAACATTGTGCAACTGGGCCGCAGTTTGAGCGCACATTTAAATCAGAGTCACTGGCTCACCGTGGCCATTAGTGCCATCGCCATTGCCTCCCTGCTTATCCCTAAACAACTCAATGGCGCATTCAAGCGTAGCCGTTTACCCGCTTGGCTCGCCGCCTTCATGGGCAAATCCGGCCCGATTCTGGCGGTGCTGGTCACCACTGTGTTGGCATTTTCCTTCGACTTGGATCAACAGGGCTTAGCCATTGTGGGCGCAATCCCCAGCGGCCTGCCCCATCTATCCACCCCACAAATGGACTGGAACCACTGGAAGGCCGTGGCAACACCCGCTCTGTTATTAGCGCTGATCGGTTTCGTGGAATCCATTTCTTTGGCACAGGCGCTGGCTGCCCGCCGCCGGGAGCGAATTTCCCCTAATCGGGAACTGATGGGGCTGGGTTTGGCTAACCTGGCTAGCGGCCTATCCGGCTCCTTTGCTGTCACCGGCAGTTTTTCCCGCACCACGGTGAGTTTCGAGGCCGGAGCCCGGACCCCCATGACCAGCCTGCTCACCGGTATGGGCATTGCCCTGGTGGCCCTGTTTTTCACCGGTCTATTTTACGCTTTACCCTTGGCCACCCTCGCCGCGATCATTGTGGTGGGCATTATTCCTTTGATCGAACTAGGGGAAATTCGCCAGCTATGGCGATACAGCCGTCCGGATAGCATCGCTATGGTGGTCACCTTATTCGGGGTGTTATTAATCAATGTGCAAAGCGGCTTGCTTATCGGAGTAGGATTGTCCGTGGTGCTGTTCTTGTGGCGCACCAGCCAACCCCATGTGGCCGAAGTCGGCCTGGTGCCCGGCACACAGCATTTTCGTAACATTGACCGTCACGACGCCATTATCTCCGATCAGATTCTGTCCATACGCGTGGATGAGTCACTGTATTTTGGGAATGCTCGGCCACTGGAGGATCTGCTCTACGATCATGCCATGGGCCGTCCCGGTGTTGCTCATGTGGTGCTGATGTGCTCCGCCATCAATCACTTGGATGCCAGTGCTGTACAGAGCCTAGAAAGCCTCAACGCGCGGCTCGACGCCGCCGGCGTACAGTTACATCTATCTGAAGTAAAAGGCCCAGTGATGGACCGGCTGACGAAAACCCACTTGCTGAGCACTCTCAGCGGCCAGGTTTTTCTCAGCCAATATCAGGCCATTGAAGCGCTCGGCGGAGCCACCAAGACACCTGACGCCGTATAG
- a CDS encoding TIGR01244 family sulfur transferase, protein MTTTKKLTDTLFVAEQLQPEDMAELAKAGFKMVINNRPDGEDENQPSSAEMAAAAEAAGLEYAHQPVVGSNISETDIDGFDAIVSLAETPVLAFCRTGTRSTMLWALTQASEQDNARILATAEQAGYDLSGLVERLDQRRGQ, encoded by the coding sequence ATGACGACTACCAAGAAATTGACCGACACCCTCTTTGTCGCAGAACAGCTGCAGCCAGAAGATATGGCTGAGCTGGCCAAAGCGGGCTTCAAGATGGTCATCAACAACCGCCCCGATGGTGAAGATGAAAACCAACCCAGTAGCGCCGAAATGGCCGCCGCCGCCGAGGCAGCGGGCCTGGAATACGCTCACCAGCCTGTGGTGGGCAGTAACATCAGCGAAACCGATATCGACGGCTTCGACGCCATCGTCTCGCTGGCAGAAACACCAGTATTAGCGTTTTGCCGTACGGGAACCCGCAGCACAATGCTGTGGGCCCTGACCCAGGCCAGCGAACAAGACAACGCCCGCATTCTTGCCACCGCAGAACAAGCCGGTTACGACCTGAGCGGGCTGGTAGAGCGGCTCGATCAGCGCCGAGGCCAATAA
- a CDS encoding NAD(P)/FAD-dependent oxidoreductase, whose product MPVDDSVWDVVIVGGGAAGLAAAASLLKRKPSLSIAIVEPSDRHYYQPAWTLVGGGCFNPADTCRSTASLIPANAKWIRSEVTGFLPQQNQVIVENHQHLSYRSLVVAPGLELNWGAIAGLEETLGKNGVTSNYHYDLAPYTWECVQLLKQGRALFTQPAMPIKCAGAPQKAMYLSCHHWEKQGYLGDIDVQFHNAGGVLFGVSKFVPPLMEYVKRYGANLNFTSTLIAVEGPTKTATFRDTAEDGSTIERTECFDMLHVVPPQRAPEFIRDSELANESGWVAVDEATLQHPHYGNVFSLGDVCGASNAKTAAAVRKQAPVVAENLLAHLADRPMPARYTGYGACPLTVEQGKVVMAEFGYGGKLQPTFPLKPAVARTSMWWLKRYAMPRIYFSMMLKGHEWLAKPGKP is encoded by the coding sequence ATGCCAGTTGATGACTCTGTCTGGGATGTGGTGATTGTGGGCGGCGGCGCTGCCGGCCTCGCGGCGGCGGCCAGCCTGCTCAAACGCAAGCCCTCCCTATCGATAGCGATCGTAGAACCCAGCGATCGCCACTATTATCAACCCGCCTGGACCCTGGTGGGCGGCGGCTGCTTCAACCCCGCAGATACCTGCCGCTCCACCGCTTCGCTAATACCGGCCAATGCCAAATGGATTCGCAGCGAGGTGACGGGCTTCCTGCCGCAGCAGAACCAAGTCATTGTGGAAAATCACCAGCATCTGAGCTATCGCAGCTTAGTGGTGGCCCCCGGCCTAGAACTGAACTGGGGAGCCATTGCCGGTCTTGAAGAGACCTTGGGCAAGAATGGCGTGACCAGTAACTACCACTACGATCTCGCGCCCTACACCTGGGAATGCGTGCAATTGCTCAAGCAAGGCCGCGCCCTGTTTACTCAGCCGGCCATGCCCATAAAGTGCGCCGGCGCCCCACAGAAGGCCATGTACCTGTCCTGCCATCACTGGGAGAAACAGGGCTACCTAGGCGACATTGACGTGCAGTTTCACAATGCTGGGGGCGTACTGTTCGGCGTTTCCAAGTTTGTGCCTCCGCTGATGGAATACGTAAAGCGCTACGGCGCCAACCTGAATTTCACCAGCACCCTGATTGCCGTAGAGGGCCCAACGAAGACCGCCACCTTCCGCGACACCGCTGAAGATGGCAGCACCATTGAGCGTACCGAATGCTTCGACATGCTTCATGTGGTGCCGCCACAACGCGCCCCGGAATTCATCCGCGACAGCGAGCTTGCCAATGAAAGCGGCTGGGTCGCCGTCGATGAAGCCACCCTGCAACACCCCCACTATGGCAATGTATTCAGCCTCGGGGATGTGTGTGGCGCCAGCAATGCCAAAACCGCTGCCGCGGTGCGTAAGCAGGCGCCCGTGGTAGCAGAAAACCTGCTCGCCCACCTCGCCGACCGCCCCATGCCCGCCCGCTACACCGGATACGGCGCCTGTCCGCTCACCGTGGAACAGGGCAAGGTGGTAATGGCCGAGTTCGGCTATGGCGGCAAACTGCAACCCACCTTCCCACTCAAACCCGCGGTGGCTCGCACCAGCATGTGGTGGCTCAAGCGCTACGCCATGCCGCGCATCTATTTCTCCATGATGCTGAAAGGGCACGAATGGCTGGCAAAACCAGGAAAACCATAA
- the leuS gene encoding leucine--tRNA ligase, protein MDVQYRPDQIEAQAQQYWDDNQSFKVTEDASKEKFYCLSMFPYPSGRLHMGHVRNYSIGDVVSRYQRMLGKNVLQPMGWDAFGLPAENAAIKNKVAPAKWTFENIDYMRGQLQRLGFGYDWGRELATCTPEYYRWEQWFFTKLYEKGLVYRKMSTVNWDPVDQTVLANEQVIDGRGWRSGALVEQKEIPQWFIKITDYADELLNDLDQLDGWPEQVKTMQRNWIGRSEGVELDFPIEGEESLRVYTTRPDTLMGVSYVAVAAGHPLAQKAAAANHEVADFIKECQNTKTAEADMATMEKKGIYTGLTATHPISGEAVPVWIANFVLMGYGTGAVMAVPAHDQRDFEFAQKYGLPINQVIEPANGEPIDLALEAFTGKGTLIHSGEFDGLSSAEAFNAIANWLSERSLGEKKVNYRLRDWGVSRQRYWGTPIPMVETEDGTLHPTPEDQLPVALPTDVEMDGVTSPIKADPEWAKTTFNGQPALRETDTFDTFMESSWYYARYCSPQSDTAMLDPAATNYWLPVDQYIGGIEHAILHLLYSRFFHKLLRDTGLVNCDEPFKQLLCQGMVLKDGAKMSKSKGNTVDPQQMIEEYGADTVRLFMMFAAPPEQSLEWNDAGVEGAFRFIKRLWRLVAEHVEAGNTGTLDVNALDDAGKALRRKTHETIQKVSDDYGRRNTFNTAIAAVMELINEVSKFDAATDNALAVKQEALEAAVLLLAPIIPHAGHSLWQALGHDEAVIDASWPSVDESALVKDSIELVVQVNGKVRAKLNVPANADKASVESLAMDEPNVKKFTEGKTVRKVIVVPGKLVNIVAN, encoded by the coding sequence ATGGACGTACAGTATCGCCCCGATCAGATCGAAGCCCAAGCCCAGCAATACTGGGATGACAATCAAAGCTTCAAGGTCACCGAGGATGCCAGCAAAGAAAAGTTCTATTGCCTGAGCATGTTCCCCTACCCATCTGGCCGCCTGCACATGGGCCATGTGCGTAATTACAGCATCGGCGATGTGGTCAGCCGTTACCAGCGCATGCTAGGCAAAAACGTGCTGCAACCCATGGGCTGGGATGCATTCGGCCTGCCGGCAGAAAATGCGGCGATCAAAAACAAGGTAGCGCCTGCCAAATGGACTTTCGAGAACATCGACTACATGCGCGGGCAGCTGCAGCGTCTGGGCTTCGGCTACGACTGGGGCCGGGAACTGGCCACCTGTACGCCAGAATATTATCGCTGGGAACAATGGTTTTTCACCAAGCTGTACGAGAAAGGCCTAGTGTATCGGAAAATGTCCACGGTGAACTGGGACCCGGTAGACCAAACTGTGTTGGCCAACGAACAGGTCATTGATGGCCGTGGCTGGCGCTCCGGCGCACTGGTGGAACAAAAAGAAATTCCCCAGTGGTTTATCAAAATCACCGACTACGCCGACGAACTGCTGAATGATCTGGATCAGCTGGATGGTTGGCCAGAACAAGTTAAGACCATGCAGCGCAACTGGATCGGTCGCTCTGAAGGGGTGGAATTAGACTTCCCCATTGAGGGAGAAGAGTCTCTGCGCGTTTACACTACGCGCCCGGACACCCTCATGGGCGTGAGTTACGTGGCCGTGGCCGCCGGCCACCCGTTGGCACAAAAAGCCGCCGCCGCCAATCACGAAGTTGCGGACTTCATAAAAGAATGCCAGAACACCAAGACCGCCGAAGCCGACATGGCCACCATGGAGAAGAAAGGTATCTACACCGGCCTAACGGCCACCCACCCGATCAGCGGTGAAGCGGTACCGGTATGGATCGCCAATTTCGTGCTGATGGGCTACGGCACCGGCGCGGTAATGGCCGTGCCCGCCCATGATCAGCGCGATTTTGAATTTGCGCAAAAATACGGCCTACCCATCAACCAGGTGATTGAACCAGCCAACGGTGAGCCCATCGATCTGGCACTCGAAGCCTTCACCGGAAAAGGCACCCTGATACATTCTGGTGAATTCGATGGGCTGTCTTCCGCCGAGGCCTTCAACGCTATTGCTAACTGGCTTAGCGAACGCTCCCTTGGCGAAAAGAAAGTGAACTACCGGCTACGTGATTGGGGTGTTTCCCGCCAGCGTTACTGGGGCACCCCCATTCCCATGGTGGAAACCGAAGACGGCACCCTACACCCCACTCCAGAAGACCAGCTGCCCGTGGCGCTGCCCACCGATGTGGAAATGGATGGCGTCACCAGCCCTATCAAAGCCGACCCGGAGTGGGCCAAAACCACGTTTAACGGCCAGCCCGCCCTGCGCGAAACCGATACCTTCGATACCTTTATGGAGTCCAGCTGGTATTACGCTCGCTACTGCTCACCACAAAGCGACACCGCCATGCTGGACCCGGCAGCCACCAATTACTGGCTGCCCGTAGACCAGTACATTGGCGGTATAGAACATGCCATTTTGCACCTCCTTTATTCTCGCTTCTTCCACAAGTTACTGCGCGATACTGGGCTGGTGAACTGCGACGAACCGTTCAAGCAACTCCTCTGTCAGGGCATGGTGCTCAAAGACGGTGCCAAAATGTCCAAGTCCAAGGGCAACACCGTGGACCCGCAGCAAATGATTGAAGAATACGGCGCCGACACTGTGCGCCTATTCATGATGTTTGCCGCGCCACCAGAGCAGTCTCTGGAATGGAACGACGCAGGCGTAGAAGGCGCCTTCCGCTTTATCAAGCGTCTATGGCGCCTGGTTGCCGAACATGTGGAAGCCGGCAATACCGGCACTCTGGATGTAAACGCATTGGACGACGCCGGCAAGGCACTTCGCCGCAAAACCCACGAAACCATTCAAAAGGTCAGCGACGACTACGGCCGCCGCAACACCTTCAACACCGCCATCGCTGCGGTGATGGAATTGATTAATGAAGTGAGCAAGTTCGACGCTGCCACTGACAATGCCCTCGCGGTGAAACAAGAAGCGCTGGAAGCCGCCGTACTGCTGCTGGCTCCCATCATTCCCCATGCGGGGCACAGCCTGTGGCAAGCCCTAGGCCATGACGAGGCGGTCATTGACGCTAGTTGGCCGAGTGTAGATGAGAGCGCACTGGTAAAAGACAGTATCGAGCTTGTGGTACAGGTAAATGGCAAGGTCCGCGCCAAACTGAACGTGCCCGCCAATGCCGATAAAGCATCGGTGGAAAGCCTTGCTATGGACGAGCCTAACGTGAAGAAATTCACTGAAGGCAAAACCGTGCGTAAAGTGATCGTAGTGCCGGGTAAACTGGTGAATATCGTCGCCAACTAA
- a CDS encoding SulP family inorganic anion transporter translates to MRLPGWLAASQWLPLYNRQTAAQDGVAAVVVTIMLIPQSLAYAMLAGLPPQVGLYASILPLVAYALFGSSRTLAVGPVAVASLMTAAAASEIAAAGTPEYIASTIILAALSGAILILMALFKLGWIANLLSHPVVSGFITASGILIAASQLKHLLGVPLSGRNLYELGASLYHHLPDIHLPTLILGGTATVFLFWVRRSFKPLLLKMGLTPFWADLISKAGPVLAVLATTLLAASLRLDQQGVDIVGDIPSGLPGFIMPAMDTELWRQLLVPALLISLIGFVESISVAQTLAAKRRQRINPDQELMGLGTANLASAFSGGFPVTGGFSRSVVNFDAGAQTPMAGVFTAVGIALTALLLTGLFVFLPKATLAATIVVAVLSLVDLATLKHTWHFSRLDFTAMIITIVGVLGWGVEAGVMAGVISSLALYLWRTNQPHVAEIGLVPGTEHFRNVQRHAVKVSPRIMSMRIDESLYFANIRRLEDQIYDAALQRPQTEHVVLMGTAINHLDASAIDGLLSLNRRLADAGITLHFSEIKGPVMDQFKRAALPEQLSGKIYLTHYQAMQDLAPECIKQQDRQDEEDLQPPHTPVS, encoded by the coding sequence ATGAGACTTCCTGGCTGGCTCGCAGCATCACAATGGCTCCCACTCTATAACCGGCAGACTGCCGCTCAGGATGGGGTTGCCGCAGTTGTCGTCACCATCATGCTGATTCCGCAGAGTTTGGCCTACGCCATGCTCGCCGGCCTTCCCCCGCAAGTGGGACTCTACGCCAGCATCCTGCCGCTAGTGGCTTACGCCCTGTTTGGCTCCAGCCGCACCCTAGCCGTTGGCCCGGTGGCTGTGGCTTCGCTGATGACCGCCGCCGCCGCCAGTGAAATTGCCGCCGCCGGCACCCCTGAATACATCGCCTCAACCATCATTCTGGCCGCCCTGTCCGGTGCTATCCTGATACTCATGGCCCTGTTCAAACTGGGCTGGATCGCCAACCTGTTGTCGCACCCGGTGGTGAGTGGTTTCATCACCGCCTCCGGAATTCTGATCGCCGCGAGCCAACTTAAACACCTGCTTGGTGTCCCGCTCAGCGGCCGCAACCTTTATGAACTGGGTGCGTCTCTCTATCACCACCTGCCCGACATTCATCTACCCACCCTCATTCTTGGCGGCACAGCCACGGTCTTCCTGTTCTGGGTGCGCAGGTCTTTCAAGCCGCTGCTGCTGAAAATGGGGCTAACGCCCTTCTGGGCAGATCTAATCAGCAAGGCCGGGCCCGTGTTGGCAGTACTGGCCACCACCCTGCTTGCTGCCAGCCTGCGTCTCGACCAGCAAGGTGTCGACATCGTCGGTGACATACCCAGCGGTCTGCCCGGTTTCATCATGCCCGCCATGGACACAGAACTCTGGCGGCAACTTCTAGTGCCTGCACTACTGATAAGCCTGATCGGGTTTGTGGAATCCATTTCCGTGGCCCAGACCTTGGCGGCCAAGCGGCGCCAGCGTATCAATCCAGACCAGGAACTGATGGGGCTAGGAACGGCCAACTTGGCCAGCGCCTTCAGCGGCGGCTTCCCGGTGACTGGGGGGTTTTCCCGCTCTGTGGTCAACTTTGATGCCGGAGCCCAAACCCCCATGGCCGGGGTCTTCACCGCTGTAGGCATCGCCTTAACCGCGCTATTGCTTACCGGTCTGTTCGTCTTCCTGCCCAAGGCCACTTTGGCCGCCACCATTGTGGTGGCGGTACTCTCACTGGTTGACCTGGCCACCCTGAAGCACACTTGGCATTTTTCCCGGCTGGATTTCACCGCCATGATAATCACCATTGTCGGCGTGCTGGGCTGGGGTGTGGAAGCCGGGGTCATGGCCGGGGTGATCAGTTCCCTAGCGCTGTATCTATGGCGCACCAACCAACCCCATGTGGCCGAGATTGGTCTTGTTCCTGGCACCGAGCATTTCCGCAATGTGCAACGACACGCCGTTAAGGTGTCACCGCGAATTATGAGTATGCGCATCGATGAGTCCCTGTACTTCGCCAACATCCGCCGCCTGGAAGACCAGATCTACGATGCGGCCCTGCAACGGCCACAAACCGAACATGTGGTTCTGATGGGCACCGCCATCAACCATCTTGATGCCAGCGCCATCGATGGCCTGCTCAGTCTCAACCGCAGGCTGGCCGACGCAGGCATCACGCTTCACTTCTCGGAGATCAAGGGACCCGTAATGGATCAGTTCAAGCGGGCGGCGTTACCCGAACAGCTTAGCGGCAAGATCTACCTGACCCATTATCAGGCCATGCAGGATCTGGCACCGGAATGTATAAAACAACAGGACCGCCAAGACGAAGAAGACTTGCAGCCCCCACATACCCCGGTAAGCTGA